The Argentina anserina chromosome 3, drPotAnse1.1, whole genome shotgun sequence genome includes a region encoding these proteins:
- the LOC126786551 gene encoding protein NAR1 isoform X1: MSDKFSATLRIGDLNDYIAPSQACIVSLKSTSTKPSDQSQVSTPSKQLNTEPVKISLKDCLACSGCITSAETIMLEKQSLDEFLLNIDKGKAVIVSLSPQSRASLAVHFGISQLQVFRKLTTLFKSLGVKAIFDTSCSRDLTLVESCKEFITRYNKATDDESRKSFLPMISSACPGWVCYAEKTLGSYVLPYISSVKSPQQTMGVIVKKHICQEMGLRPDDVYHVTVMPCYDKKLEASRDDFVFKVDQANSNENGSVSVSVSEVDSVLTTGEVLDLIQLKGVDFEGLEESPLDSMLTNFRDGHLHGVRGGSGGYAETVFRYAAKVIFGREIEGPVDFRIIKNSDFQEVTLEVEGRTVLKFALCYGFRNLQNVVRKIKTGKCDYHFLEIMACPSGCLNGGGQIKPKPGQSAKQLIPLLQAAYADNVLVSDPFGNPMVQSLYNEWLEKPGSEKAKQLMHTEYHPIEKSITSQLHNW, encoded by the exons ATGTCAGACAAGTTCTCCGCCACGCTTCGGATTGGAGACCTCAACGACTACATAGCTCCGTCTCAGGCTTGCATAGTCTCCCTCAAATCCACCTCCACAAAACCCTCCGATCAATCCCAG GTTTCAACTCCCAGCAAGCAATTGAATACCGAACCCGTCAAAATTTCACTCAAAGATTGCTTAGCATGCAG CGGGTGCATAACATCTGCGGAGACAATTATGCTGGAGAAGCAAAGTTTGgatgagtttcttttgaatattgATAAAGGAAAAGCTGTCATTGTCTCCCTATCTCCCCAATCAAGAGCGTCGCTTGCGGTTCATTTTGGGATTTCACAACTTCAG GTTTTTAGGAAATTGACAACTCTTTTCAAGTCCTTGGGCGTAAAGGCTATATTTGACACAAGTTGCAGTAGAGATTTAACTCTTGTTGAATCTTGTAAAGAATTCATCACAAGGTACAACAAAGCAACTGATGATGAAAGCCGCAAATCTTTTTTGCCCATGATTTCATCAGCATGTCCAG GTTGGGTATGCTATGCTGAAAAAACTCTTGGATCCTATGTACTGCCTTATATTTCTTCAGTGAAAAGTCCCCAGCAAACAATGGGAGTTATTGTTAAAAAGCATATCTGCCAAGAAATGGGTCTTAG GCCAGATGATGTTTACCATGTAACAGTGATGCCTTGTTATGATAAGAAACTTGAGGCGTCACGCGATGACTTTGTATTTAAAGTTGATCAAGCCAATAGTAATGAAAATGGAAGTGTTAGCGTTAGCGTTTCAGAGGTAGATTCAGTGTTGACAACTGGAGAAGTTTTAGATCTGATTCAG TTAAAAGGTGTTGATTTTGAGGGCTTAGAAGAGTCTCCTCTTGATAGCAT GTTGACAAATTTTAGAGATGGACACCTTCACGGAGTCCGTGGAGGCTCAGGGGGTTATGCAGAAACAGTTTTCCGATATGCTGCTAAAGTCATCTTTGGAAGAGAAATTGAAGGCCCTGTGGACTtcagaattattaaaaattcgGACTTCCAGGAAGTGACTTTAGAG GTGGAAGGGAGGACTGTATTGAAGTTTGCACTATGTTATGGTTTTCGAAACCTGCAAAATGTTGTCAGGAAAATCAAGACTGGGAAATGTGATTATCACTTTCTAGAGATCATGGCATGCCCTTCAG GTTGCTTAAATGGTGGAGGACAGATTAAGCCGAAACCTGGGCAATCTGCAAAGCAGTTGATTCCGTTATTACAAGCAGCTTATGCAGACAAT GTTTTGGTATCTGATCCTTTTGGAAATCCAATGGTGCAAAGCTTATACAACGAGTGGCTTGAGAAACCTGGTTCAGAGAAGGCCAAGCAACTCATGCACACAGAGTACCACCCTATAGAGAAAAGCATAACTTCTCAGTTGCACAATTGGTGA
- the LOC126786551 gene encoding protein NAR1 isoform X2 codes for MLEKQSLDEFLLNIDKGKAVIVSLSPQSRASLAVHFGISQLQVFRKLTTLFKSLGVKAIFDTSCSRDLTLVESCKEFITRYNKATDDESRKSFLPMISSACPGWVCYAEKTLGSYVLPYISSVKSPQQTMGVIVKKHICQEMGLRPDDVYHVTVMPCYDKKLEASRDDFVFKVDQANSNENGSVSVSVSEVDSVLTTGEVLDLIQLKGVDFEGLEESPLDSMLTNFRDGHLHGVRGGSGGYAETVFRYAAKVIFGREIEGPVDFRIIKNSDFQEVTLEVEGRTVLKFALCYGFRNLQNVVRKIKTGKCDYHFLEIMACPSGCLNGGGQIKPKPGQSAKQLIPLLQAAYADNVLVSDPFGNPMVQSLYNEWLEKPGSEKAKQLMHTEYHPIEKSITSQLHNW; via the exons ATGCTGGAGAAGCAAAGTTTGgatgagtttcttttgaatattgATAAAGGAAAAGCTGTCATTGTCTCCCTATCTCCCCAATCAAGAGCGTCGCTTGCGGTTCATTTTGGGATTTCACAACTTCAG GTTTTTAGGAAATTGACAACTCTTTTCAAGTCCTTGGGCGTAAAGGCTATATTTGACACAAGTTGCAGTAGAGATTTAACTCTTGTTGAATCTTGTAAAGAATTCATCACAAGGTACAACAAAGCAACTGATGATGAAAGCCGCAAATCTTTTTTGCCCATGATTTCATCAGCATGTCCAG GTTGGGTATGCTATGCTGAAAAAACTCTTGGATCCTATGTACTGCCTTATATTTCTTCAGTGAAAAGTCCCCAGCAAACAATGGGAGTTATTGTTAAAAAGCATATCTGCCAAGAAATGGGTCTTAG GCCAGATGATGTTTACCATGTAACAGTGATGCCTTGTTATGATAAGAAACTTGAGGCGTCACGCGATGACTTTGTATTTAAAGTTGATCAAGCCAATAGTAATGAAAATGGAAGTGTTAGCGTTAGCGTTTCAGAGGTAGATTCAGTGTTGACAACTGGAGAAGTTTTAGATCTGATTCAG TTAAAAGGTGTTGATTTTGAGGGCTTAGAAGAGTCTCCTCTTGATAGCAT GTTGACAAATTTTAGAGATGGACACCTTCACGGAGTCCGTGGAGGCTCAGGGGGTTATGCAGAAACAGTTTTCCGATATGCTGCTAAAGTCATCTTTGGAAGAGAAATTGAAGGCCCTGTGGACTtcagaattattaaaaattcgGACTTCCAGGAAGTGACTTTAGAG GTGGAAGGGAGGACTGTATTGAAGTTTGCACTATGTTATGGTTTTCGAAACCTGCAAAATGTTGTCAGGAAAATCAAGACTGGGAAATGTGATTATCACTTTCTAGAGATCATGGCATGCCCTTCAG GTTGCTTAAATGGTGGAGGACAGATTAAGCCGAAACCTGGGCAATCTGCAAAGCAGTTGATTCCGTTATTACAAGCAGCTTATGCAGACAAT GTTTTGGTATCTGATCCTTTTGGAAATCCAATGGTGCAAAGCTTATACAACGAGTGGCTTGAGAAACCTGGTTCAGAGAAGGCCAAGCAACTCATGCACACAGAGTACCACCCTATAGAGAAAAGCATAACTTCTCAGTTGCACAATTGGTGA